In the genome of Terribacillus sp. FSL K6-0262, one region contains:
- a CDS encoding FxsA family protein codes for MKKALLFLFILFPAIEITFFIWAGLKIGFLWLFLLIIATGLLGVALARREGIQTYRRAREQMQNGQPPTEELLNGTCILIGGFLLLLPGFFSDLIGLLFLLPFTRKRLRYWVQALLMRLISKNTIRVYRR; via the coding sequence ATGAAAAAAGCGTTACTTTTCCTGTTTATTTTATTTCCAGCCATTGAAATAACATTTTTCATCTGGGCTGGTTTGAAAATCGGTTTTCTTTGGCTGTTCCTTCTTATCATAGCGACGGGTCTGCTTGGGGTGGCCCTGGCACGCCGCGAAGGAATCCAGACGTATAGAAGGGCCAGGGAGCAAATGCAGAACGGCCAGCCGCCGACGGAAGAACTGCTCAATGGAACATGTATACTCATTGGCGGATTTCTATTATTGCTGCCTGGTTTTTTCAGCGATCTGATTGGCCTTTTGTTTCTGCTGCCGTTTACCCGTAAAAGGCTTCGTTATTGGGTGCAGGCACTGCTCATGCGGCTGATTTCGAAAAATACCATCCGAGTATACCGCCGCTAA